The proteins below come from a single Aegilops tauschii subsp. strangulata cultivar AL8/78 chromosome 6, Aet v6.0, whole genome shotgun sequence genomic window:
- the LOC109758857 gene encoding uncharacterized protein: MVVLRMPLNKNELLCKLRGHIMSIHNADSREKEWIRSSKPYPLSISLRQLQDLLKNTRAIDVDSFNMAVQVNATDDIQWAKDTPYHYMDLRFSMILNDSTQDPKLRLPFDAQRYIIAKLFHCWPDMCFDVSVCKLILLPFCTTGRFILFLFDLLDRTITILDPLPLSDAWKKNPSQKDIFKIQCISFHLNIALQDAIPGWNDDVFRWRRIIPIGVPKNPNSNMSGFLVLKIMRTWHDHEHGLPVVPDDYDLRNQVLVHLLSYKDNECVENIPQVVRDLVKRIGINFF, from the exons ATGGTTGTTCTGAGAATGCCACTTAATAAAAATGAGCTACTTTGCAAACTTCGAGGTCATATCATGTCCATTCATAATGCAGATTCCCGAGA GAAAGAATGGATCCGTAGCTCCAAGCCCTACCCACTAAGTATAAGTCTTAGACAACTACAAGACTTACTAAAGAATACACGGGCTATTGATGTCGACAGTTTTAACATGGCTGTTCAAGTAAATGCTACAGACGACATTCAATGGGCTAAAGACACTCCATATCACTATATGGATCTCAGATTTTCT ATGATACTAAATGACTCTACACAAGATCCAAAACTCCGTTTACCATTTGATGCCCAACGCTACATTATTGCAAAACTATTTCATTGTTGGCCTGATATGTGCTTTGACGTCTCGGTGTGCAAGTTG ATTTTGTTGCCGTTTTGTACAACCGGTCGCTTCATCCTCTTCCTGTTCGACCTATTGGATAGAACAATCACTATACTCGACCCTCTTCCCCTATCGGATGCATGGAAAAAGAATCCTTCACAGAAGGACATATTTAAGATTCAATGTATTTCATTCCATCTAAACATAGCATTACAAGATGCAATTCCTGGCTGGAATGATGATGTTTTTAGATGGCGTCGCATCATACCAATTGGAGTTCCAAAAAACCCAAACAG CAATATGTCTGGGTTTTTAGTTTTAAAGATTATGCGCACgtggcatgatcatgaacatggATTACCAGTTGTCCCG GACGATTATGACCTACGGAATCAGGTGTTGGTACACTTGCTGTCGTACAAGGACAATGAATGCGTAGAAAATATTCCACAAGTCGTGCGTGATTTGGTGAAGAGAATTGGGATAAACTTTTTTTAG